One Meles meles chromosome 13, mMelMel3.1 paternal haplotype, whole genome shotgun sequence DNA segment encodes these proteins:
- the PPRC1 gene encoding peroxisome proliferator-activated receptor gamma coactivator-related protein 1 isoform X4, producing MAARRGRGDGVAPSLSGGPGPDPGGGVRGSSWGSRSQTPYGTVGSVSGGEQVLLHEEGDDSGFVSLSRLGPCLRDKDLEMEELILQDETLLGTMQSYMDASLISLIEDFGSLGESRLSLEDQNEVSLLTALTEILDNADSENLSPFDSIPDSELLVSPREGSSLHKLLTLSRTPPERDLITPVDPLGPSTGSSRVSGVEMSLSDPPWDFSPPSFLETSSPKLPSWRPPRSRARRGQSPPPQQRSDGEEEEEVASFSGQLLAGELDNSVSSIPDFPMHLACPEEEDKTTAAEMAVQTAGDESISSLSELVRAMHPYCLPSLTQLTSLEDELQEQSDDLTLPEDCVVLEIVGQAATAGNDLEIPVVVRQIPAGPQPVLLDDSLEASPALKLLMPTLESETEAPVPKEDLCPDKEGLSVDPEEKLESVCLLEPREVMEPVMPKGPQNPQAKTMLSSQRARKGRKKKSKEQPAACAEGYARRLRSASRGQSTMATEVTSQAGNLPQEELQREVGPPRSRGKPRAWARAWAAALEEPSSGNLESSAGQASPDKEDPLDLYSSLVDSIQANVVPTHVSAQTDPMPLDSVETNPTEVNPVLADPVPVDPALGDHESANSELVDPLPADPVLIDPVLADSAEIDSTVVVPISDDLPPGDPVPVSSAPVDSVPNDLGPVDPVLVKSRPSDPRRGAMSSVQGSPAPQILPDSESLDSLKAIIPEVQEVVGPLKVESGTSATTQEARPRPLSLSEYRRRRQQRQAEAEERSPQPPAGKWPSLPETPTGLADIPCLVIPPAPSKKTGLQRSPEVPPEACSGPVGPSPASPSPEPPASKAMASTPTEQLPSQELPLPARPPLPTVQPMPPTMPTALPFPPGGLGMTPMLPLPTTRQGIPSLPPPPLQPPSLPVAMGPVPPDPYTHYTPVPPWPCYPPVSPSGYPCLPPPPTVPLVSGTPGTYAVPPTCNVPWVPPPAPIPPYSSSCAYGPLGWGPGLQHPPFWPTVPPPPLPLASVGRAAPPPKVEPSGIPAGPSESVLPGPVAPPLSLGSASQGAPQVEPTKVEVKSVPASPHLKHKVSSPVQSPQIKAPPCLSAESAAVEEPVSERLKPETQETRSREKPPSPVTKAVPTPTPTPPSKQSTVTKLPAVHPARLRKLSFLPTPRTQGPEDVVQAFISEIGIEASDLSSLLEQFEKSEAKKECPLPAPADSLAVGNSGSVDTPQEKRPLDRLQAPELANVAGLTPPATPPHQLWKPLAAVSLLAKARSPKSTAQEGTLKPEGVTEAKHPAAARLQEGVHGPSPVHVGSGDHDYCVRSRTPPKKMPALVIPEVGSRWNVKRHQDITIKPVLSLGPVIPLPPRTAASQEPLDHRTSSEQADPPAPCLAPSALLSPEASPCRNDMNTKTPPEPSAKQRSVRCYRKACRSASPPSRGWQGCRGRSSRSVSSGSNRTSEASSSSSSSSSSRSRSRSLSPPHKRWRRSSCSSSGRSRRCSSSSSSSSSSSSSSSSSSSRSRSRSPSPRRRSDRRRRYGSYRSHDHYQRQRVLQKERAIEERRVVFIGKIPGRMTRSELKQRFSVFGEIEECTIHFRVQGDNYGFVTYRYAEEAFAAIESGHKLRQADEQPFDLCFGGRRQFCKRSYSDLDSNREDFDPAPVKSKFDSLDFDTLLKQAQKNLRR from the exons AGCAGGTTATCTCTGGAGGACCAGAATGAAGTGTCGCTGCTCACAGCTCTGACGGAAATTTTGGACAATGCAGATTCCGAGAACCTGTCTCCGTTTGACAGTATTCCTGACTCAGAACTGCTTGTGTCACCTCGGGAGGGCTCCTCT cTACACAAGCTGCTCACCCTTTCCCGGACACCCCCGGAACGTGACCTCATCACCCCAGTTGACCCATTGGGGCCCAGCACAGGCAGTAGTAGAGTGAGTGGG GTTGAGATGTCTCTCTCAGATCCTCCTTGGGACTTCTCTCCACCTTCCTTCTTAGAGACCTCATCCCCTAAGCTTCCTAGCTGGagacccccaagatcaagagcccgCCGGGGCCagtcccctcctccccagcagcGTAGCgatggggaagaagaggaggaggtggcCAGCTTCAGTGGCCAGTTGCTTGCTGGGGAGCTCGACAACTCTGTGAGCAGTATCCCAGACTTCCCTATGCACCTGGCCTGCCCCGAGGAGGAAGATAAAACTACAGCAGCAGAGATGGCAGTGCAGACAGCTGGTGATGAGAGTATCTCCTCCTTGAGTGAGCTGGTGCGGGCCATGCATCCATACTGCCTGCCCAGCCTCACTCAGCTGACATCACTCGAGGATGAGCTTCAGGAGCAGTCGGATGATTTGACACTGCCTGAGGACTGTGTGGTGCTAGAGATTGTGGGCCAGGCAGCCACAGCTGGTAATGACCTGGAGATTCCAGTTGTGGTACGGCAGATCCCTGCTGGGCCCCAGCCTGTGCTCCTGGATGACTCGCTAGAAGCCAGTCCAGCTTTGAAGCTGCTCATGCCTACGCTAGAGTCGGAGACAGAGGCTCCTGTGCCCAAGGAAGACCTCTGCCCTGACAAAGAGGGGTTGTCAGTGGACCCAGAGGAAAAACTGGAGTCAGTCTGCTTGTTGGAGCCCAGGGAGGTCATGGAGCCAGTGATGCCCAAGGGGCCTCAGAACCCACAAGCCAAGACAATGCTGAGCTCCCAGAGAGCTCGAAAGGGCAGGAAGAAGAAGAGCAAAGAGCAGCCAGCAGCCTGTGCAGAAGGCTATGCCAGGAGATTGAGGTCAGCTTCTCGTGGACAGTCTACCATGGCTACAGAGGTGACCTCTCAGGCAGGAAACTTGCCTCAGGAGGAACTTCAAAGAGAGGTTGGGCCTCCTCGTAGTAGAGGGAAGCCCCGGGCTTGGGCTCGGGCCTGGGCAGCTGCCTTGGAGGAACCTAGCTCTGGGAACTTGGAGAGTAGTGCTGGGCAAGCTAGTCCTGACAAAGAAGATCCTCTAGACCTTTACTCCAGTCTTGTTGACAGCATCCAAGCCAATGTTGTTCCAACCCATGTCTCTGCTCAAACAGACCCCATGCCACTTGATTCTGTTGAAACCAATCCCACTGAAGTTAATCCTGTTCTAGCTGATCCTGTACCTGTTGATCCTGCATTGGGTGACCATGAATCAGCAAACTCAGAGCTGGTGGACCCTCTTCCAGCTGACCCAGTGCTGATTGACCCAGTCTTGGCTGACTCAGCAGAAATTGACTCTACAGTAGTTGTTCCCATCTCAGATGACTTGCCACCAGGTGACCCTGTCCCAGTGAGCTCAGCACCAGTTGACTCTGTTCCCAATGACCTGGGTCCTGTTGATCCTGTGCTAGTTAAGTCTAGGCCTTCTGATCCCAGACGTGGTGCCATGTCATCAGTCCAGGGGAGTCCAGCTCCCCAGATCCTTCCAGATTCAGAGTCCTTGGACTCCCTAAAGGCCATCATCCCTGAAGTCCAGGAGGTTGTGGGTCCTCTGAAGGTAGAAAGTGGTACCAGTGCTACAACCCAGGAAGCCAGACCTCGGCCTCTTAGCCTATCAGAGTACCGGCGACGAAGGCAGCAGCGCCAAGCAGAGGCGGAAGAGAGaagtccccagcccccagctgggAAGTGGCCCAGTCTCCCAGAGACCCCAACAGGACTAGCAGACATCCCTTGTCTTGTCATCCCACCAGCCCCATCCAAGAAGACAGGTTTGCAGAGAAGCCCTGAGGTTCCTCCTGAGGCTTGCTCTGGGCCTGTGGGTCCCAGCCCTGCTTCTCCTAGTCCTGAACCACCTGCAAGCAAAGCTATGGCTTCAACTCCCACAGAGCAGCTGCCATCCCAAGAGCTGCCACTACCAGCAAGACCCCCACTTCCTACTGTGCAGCCCATGCCGCCCACAATGCCCACTGCTTTGCCTTTTCCCCCAGGTGGGCTAGGCATGACTCCCATGCTGCCCCTTCCTACAACCAGGCAAGGGATCCCCAGTCTGCCCCCACCACCCTTGCAGCCTCCCAGTCTTCCAGTGGCTATGGGCCCAGTGCCACCTGATCCCTATACTCACTATACTCCTGTACCACCCTGGCCTTGCTATCCCCCTGTGTCCCCTTCTGGCTATCCTTGTCTGCCccccccaccaacagtgcccctAGTGTCTGGTACTCCTGGCACCTATGCTGTGCCCCCCACTTGCAATGTGCCTTGGGTACCCCCTCCAGCCCCAATCCCACCTTATAGCTCCAGCTGTGCCTATGGGCCCTTGGGATGGGGCCCAGGGCTGCAACACCCTCCATTCTGGCCTACTGTGCCACCACCTCCCTTGCCTCTAGCATCTGTTGGGAGAGCTGCTCCTCCACCCAAGGTGGAGCCCAGTGGCATTCCAGCTGGCCCTTCTGAAAGTGTACTTCCTGGGCCAGTGGCTCCTCCCCTCAGTCTTGGGTCAGCTAGTCAGGGAGCTCCACAGGTGGAGCCCACCAAGGTGGAGGTCAAATCAGTGCCTGCGTCTCCCCATTTGAAACACAAGGTGTCCTCCCCAGTACAGAGCCCCCAGATCAAGGCTCCACCATGTCTGTCTGCTGAGAGTGCGGCTGTTGAGGAGCCTGTATCAGAGAGGCTAAAGCCTGAGACCCAGGAGACCAGGTCCAGGGAGAAGCCCCCCTCTCCTGTTACCAAGGCTGttcccacacccacacccacaccacCATCAAAGCAGAGCACTGTAACTAAGCTGCCTGCTGTCCACCCAGCCCGTCTAAGGAAGCTCTCCTTCTTGCCTACCCCACGTACTCAAGGCCCTGAGGACGTGGTACAGGCTTTCATCAGTGAAATTG GAATTGAGGCGTCGGACCTGTCCAGTCTACTGGAGCAGTTTGAGAAATCTGAAG CCAAAAAGGAAtgccctctcccagctcctgctgaCAGCCTGGCTGTAGGAAACTCAGG CAGCGTTGACACTCCCCAGGAGAAGAGGCCCCTAGACCGGTTACAAGCCCCAGAACTGGCCAACGTGGCAG GGCTCACCCCACCAGCTACCCCTCCCCACCAATTATGGAAGCCCCTGGCTGCTGTCTCACTGCTGGCCAAAGCCAGATCTCCTAAGTCTACCGCCCAGGAGGGAACCCTGAAGCCTGAAGGAGTTACAGAGGCCAAACATCCAGCTGCAGCCCGCCTCCAAGAAGGGGTCCATGGCCCTAGTCCAGTCCATGTGGGCTCTGGGGACCATGATTATTGTGTCCGGAGCAGGACTCCCCCCAAAAAGATGCCTGCCTTAGTCATTCCAGAGGTGGGCTCCCGATGGAACGTCAAACGCCATCAGGACATCACCATCAAACCTGTCTTGTCTCTGGGCCCagtcatccccctccccccacgcacAGCTGCCTCACAGGAGCCACTCGATCACAGGACTAGCAGTGAGCAGGCAGATCCCCCAGCTCCTTGCCTCGCCCCATCTGCCTTGCTGTCCCCTGAGGCCTCGCCTTGCCGGAATGACATGAACACTAAGACTCCCCCAGAGCCCTCAGCCAAGCAGCGGTCAGTGCGCTGTTACCGAAAAGCCTGCAGGTCAGCCAGTCCCCCAAGCCGGGGCTGGCAGGGCTGTCGGGGCCGCAGCAGCCGTTCTGTCAGCTCTGGGTCCAACCGGACCAGCGAAGCATCTTCCTCTTCATCGTCGTCTTCCTCATCCCGGTCCCGGTCCAGGtccctctcccccccacacaAGAGGTGGCGAAG ATCCAGTTGTAGTTCCTCTGGGCGTTCCCGAAGatgctcttcttcctcctcctcttcatcttcctcctcatCTTCATCTTCCTCATCCAGTTCCAGAAGCCGGTCCCGCTCCCCATCACCCCGACGGAGAAGTGACAGGAGGCGGCG GTATGGCTCTTACCGTTCACATGACCATTACCAAAGGCAGAGAGTGCTGCAGAAAGAGCGTGCAATA GAGGAGAGAAGAGTGGTCTTCATTGGGAAGATACCTGGCCGCATGACTAGGTCAGAACTGAAACAGAGGTTCTCTGTTTTCGGAGAGATTGAGGAGTGCACTATCCACTTCCGTGTCCAAGG TGACAACTATGGCTTCGTCACTTACCGCTATGCTGAGGAGGCGTTTGCAGCCATTGAGAGTGGCCACAAGCTGAGGCAGGCAGATGAACAACCCTTTGATCTCTGCTTTGGGGGCCGCAGGCAGTTCTGCAAGAGAAGCTATTCCGATCTTG ACTCCAACCGGGAAGACTTTGACCCTGCTCCTGTAAAGAGCAAATTTGATTCTCTTGACTTTGACACATTGTTGAAACAGGCCCAGAAGAACCTCAGGAGGTAA
- the PPRC1 gene encoding peroxisome proliferator-activated receptor gamma coactivator-related protein 1 isoform X5: MAARRGRGDGVAPSLSGGPGPDPGGGVRGSSWGSRSQTPYGTVGSVLLHEEGDDSGFVSLSRLGPCLRDKDLEMEELILQDETLLGTMQSYMDASLISLIEDFGSLGESRLSLEDQNEVSLLTALTEILDNADSENLSPFDSIPDSELLVSPREGSSLHKLLTLSRTPPERDLITPVDPLGPSTGSSRVSGVEMSLSDPPWDFSPPSFLETSSPKLPSWRPPRSRARRGQSPPPQQRSDGEEEEEVASFSGQLLAGELDNSVSSIPDFPMHLACPEEEDKTTAAEMAVQTAGDESISSLSELVRAMHPYCLPSLTQLTSLEDELQEQSDDLTLPEDCVVLEIVGQAATAGNDLEIPVVVRQIPAGPQPVLLDDSLEASPALKLLMPTLESETEAPVPKEDLCPDKEGLSVDPEEKLESVCLLEPREVMEPVMPKGPQNPQAKTMLSSQRARKGRKKKSKEQPAACAEGYARRLRSASRGQSTMATEVTSQAGNLPQEELQREVGPPRSRGKPRAWARAWAAALEEPSSGNLESSAGQASPDKEDPLDLYSSLVDSIQANVVPTHVSAQTDPMPLDSVETNPTEVNPVLADPVPVDPALGDHESANSELVDPLPADPVLIDPVLADSAEIDSTVVVPISDDLPPGDPVPVSSAPVDSVPNDLGPVDPVLVKSRPSDPRRGAMSSVQGSPAPQILPDSESLDSLKAIIPEVQEVVGPLKVESGTSATTQEARPRPLSLSEYRRRRQQRQAEAEERSPQPPAGKWPSLPETPTGLADIPCLVIPPAPSKKTGLQRSPEVPPEACSGPVGPSPASPSPEPPASKAMASTPTEQLPSQELPLPARPPLPTVQPMPPTMPTALPFPPGGLGMTPMLPLPTTRQGIPSLPPPPLQPPSLPVAMGPVPPDPYTHYTPVPPWPCYPPVSPSGYPCLPPPPTVPLVSGTPGTYAVPPTCNVPWVPPPAPIPPYSSSCAYGPLGWGPGLQHPPFWPTVPPPPLPLASVGRAAPPPKVEPSGIPAGPSESVLPGPVAPPLSLGSASQGAPQVEPTKVEVKSVPASPHLKHKVSSPVQSPQIKAPPCLSAESAAVEEPVSERLKPETQETRSREKPPSPVTKAVPTPTPTPPSKQSTVTKLPAVHPARLRKLSFLPTPRTQGPEDVVQAFISEIGIEASDLSSLLEQFEKSEAKKECPLPAPADSLAVGNSGSVDTPQEKRPLDRLQAPELANVAGLTPPATPPHQLWKPLAAVSLLAKARSPKSTAQEGTLKPEGVTEAKHPAAARLQEGVHGPSPVHVGSGDHDYCVRSRTPPKKMPALVIPEVGSRWNVKRHQDITIKPVLSLGPVIPLPPRTAASQEPLDHRTSSEQADPPAPCLAPSALLSPEASPCRNDMNTKTPPEPSAKQRSVRCYRKACRSASPPSRGWQGCRGRSSRSVSSGSNRTSEASSSSSSSSSSRSRSRSLSPPHKRWRRSSCSSSGRSRRCSSSSSSSSSSSSSSSSSSSRSRSRSPSPRRRSDRRRRYGSYRSHDHYQRQRVLQKERAIEERRVVFIGKIPGRMTRSELKQRFSVFGEIEECTIHFRVQGDNYGFVTYRYAEEAFAAIESGHKLRQADEQPFDLCFGGRRQFCKRSYSDLDSNREDFDPAPVKSKFDSLDFDTLLKQAQKNLRR, encoded by the exons AGCAGGTTATCTCTGGAGGACCAGAATGAAGTGTCGCTGCTCACAGCTCTGACGGAAATTTTGGACAATGCAGATTCCGAGAACCTGTCTCCGTTTGACAGTATTCCTGACTCAGAACTGCTTGTGTCACCTCGGGAGGGCTCCTCT cTACACAAGCTGCTCACCCTTTCCCGGACACCCCCGGAACGTGACCTCATCACCCCAGTTGACCCATTGGGGCCCAGCACAGGCAGTAGTAGAGTGAGTGGG GTTGAGATGTCTCTCTCAGATCCTCCTTGGGACTTCTCTCCACCTTCCTTCTTAGAGACCTCATCCCCTAAGCTTCCTAGCTGGagacccccaagatcaagagcccgCCGGGGCCagtcccctcctccccagcagcGTAGCgatggggaagaagaggaggaggtggcCAGCTTCAGTGGCCAGTTGCTTGCTGGGGAGCTCGACAACTCTGTGAGCAGTATCCCAGACTTCCCTATGCACCTGGCCTGCCCCGAGGAGGAAGATAAAACTACAGCAGCAGAGATGGCAGTGCAGACAGCTGGTGATGAGAGTATCTCCTCCTTGAGTGAGCTGGTGCGGGCCATGCATCCATACTGCCTGCCCAGCCTCACTCAGCTGACATCACTCGAGGATGAGCTTCAGGAGCAGTCGGATGATTTGACACTGCCTGAGGACTGTGTGGTGCTAGAGATTGTGGGCCAGGCAGCCACAGCTGGTAATGACCTGGAGATTCCAGTTGTGGTACGGCAGATCCCTGCTGGGCCCCAGCCTGTGCTCCTGGATGACTCGCTAGAAGCCAGTCCAGCTTTGAAGCTGCTCATGCCTACGCTAGAGTCGGAGACAGAGGCTCCTGTGCCCAAGGAAGACCTCTGCCCTGACAAAGAGGGGTTGTCAGTGGACCCAGAGGAAAAACTGGAGTCAGTCTGCTTGTTGGAGCCCAGGGAGGTCATGGAGCCAGTGATGCCCAAGGGGCCTCAGAACCCACAAGCCAAGACAATGCTGAGCTCCCAGAGAGCTCGAAAGGGCAGGAAGAAGAAGAGCAAAGAGCAGCCAGCAGCCTGTGCAGAAGGCTATGCCAGGAGATTGAGGTCAGCTTCTCGTGGACAGTCTACCATGGCTACAGAGGTGACCTCTCAGGCAGGAAACTTGCCTCAGGAGGAACTTCAAAGAGAGGTTGGGCCTCCTCGTAGTAGAGGGAAGCCCCGGGCTTGGGCTCGGGCCTGGGCAGCTGCCTTGGAGGAACCTAGCTCTGGGAACTTGGAGAGTAGTGCTGGGCAAGCTAGTCCTGACAAAGAAGATCCTCTAGACCTTTACTCCAGTCTTGTTGACAGCATCCAAGCCAATGTTGTTCCAACCCATGTCTCTGCTCAAACAGACCCCATGCCACTTGATTCTGTTGAAACCAATCCCACTGAAGTTAATCCTGTTCTAGCTGATCCTGTACCTGTTGATCCTGCATTGGGTGACCATGAATCAGCAAACTCAGAGCTGGTGGACCCTCTTCCAGCTGACCCAGTGCTGATTGACCCAGTCTTGGCTGACTCAGCAGAAATTGACTCTACAGTAGTTGTTCCCATCTCAGATGACTTGCCACCAGGTGACCCTGTCCCAGTGAGCTCAGCACCAGTTGACTCTGTTCCCAATGACCTGGGTCCTGTTGATCCTGTGCTAGTTAAGTCTAGGCCTTCTGATCCCAGACGTGGTGCCATGTCATCAGTCCAGGGGAGTCCAGCTCCCCAGATCCTTCCAGATTCAGAGTCCTTGGACTCCCTAAAGGCCATCATCCCTGAAGTCCAGGAGGTTGTGGGTCCTCTGAAGGTAGAAAGTGGTACCAGTGCTACAACCCAGGAAGCCAGACCTCGGCCTCTTAGCCTATCAGAGTACCGGCGACGAAGGCAGCAGCGCCAAGCAGAGGCGGAAGAGAGaagtccccagcccccagctgggAAGTGGCCCAGTCTCCCAGAGACCCCAACAGGACTAGCAGACATCCCTTGTCTTGTCATCCCACCAGCCCCATCCAAGAAGACAGGTTTGCAGAGAAGCCCTGAGGTTCCTCCTGAGGCTTGCTCTGGGCCTGTGGGTCCCAGCCCTGCTTCTCCTAGTCCTGAACCACCTGCAAGCAAAGCTATGGCTTCAACTCCCACAGAGCAGCTGCCATCCCAAGAGCTGCCACTACCAGCAAGACCCCCACTTCCTACTGTGCAGCCCATGCCGCCCACAATGCCCACTGCTTTGCCTTTTCCCCCAGGTGGGCTAGGCATGACTCCCATGCTGCCCCTTCCTACAACCAGGCAAGGGATCCCCAGTCTGCCCCCACCACCCTTGCAGCCTCCCAGTCTTCCAGTGGCTATGGGCCCAGTGCCACCTGATCCCTATACTCACTATACTCCTGTACCACCCTGGCCTTGCTATCCCCCTGTGTCCCCTTCTGGCTATCCTTGTCTGCCccccccaccaacagtgcccctAGTGTCTGGTACTCCTGGCACCTATGCTGTGCCCCCCACTTGCAATGTGCCTTGGGTACCCCCTCCAGCCCCAATCCCACCTTATAGCTCCAGCTGTGCCTATGGGCCCTTGGGATGGGGCCCAGGGCTGCAACACCCTCCATTCTGGCCTACTGTGCCACCACCTCCCTTGCCTCTAGCATCTGTTGGGAGAGCTGCTCCTCCACCCAAGGTGGAGCCCAGTGGCATTCCAGCTGGCCCTTCTGAAAGTGTACTTCCTGGGCCAGTGGCTCCTCCCCTCAGTCTTGGGTCAGCTAGTCAGGGAGCTCCACAGGTGGAGCCCACCAAGGTGGAGGTCAAATCAGTGCCTGCGTCTCCCCATTTGAAACACAAGGTGTCCTCCCCAGTACAGAGCCCCCAGATCAAGGCTCCACCATGTCTGTCTGCTGAGAGTGCGGCTGTTGAGGAGCCTGTATCAGAGAGGCTAAAGCCTGAGACCCAGGAGACCAGGTCCAGGGAGAAGCCCCCCTCTCCTGTTACCAAGGCTGttcccacacccacacccacaccacCATCAAAGCAGAGCACTGTAACTAAGCTGCCTGCTGTCCACCCAGCCCGTCTAAGGAAGCTCTCCTTCTTGCCTACCCCACGTACTCAAGGCCCTGAGGACGTGGTACAGGCTTTCATCAGTGAAATTG GAATTGAGGCGTCGGACCTGTCCAGTCTACTGGAGCAGTTTGAGAAATCTGAAG CCAAAAAGGAAtgccctctcccagctcctgctgaCAGCCTGGCTGTAGGAAACTCAGG CAGCGTTGACACTCCCCAGGAGAAGAGGCCCCTAGACCGGTTACAAGCCCCAGAACTGGCCAACGTGGCAG GGCTCACCCCACCAGCTACCCCTCCCCACCAATTATGGAAGCCCCTGGCTGCTGTCTCACTGCTGGCCAAAGCCAGATCTCCTAAGTCTACCGCCCAGGAGGGAACCCTGAAGCCTGAAGGAGTTACAGAGGCCAAACATCCAGCTGCAGCCCGCCTCCAAGAAGGGGTCCATGGCCCTAGTCCAGTCCATGTGGGCTCTGGGGACCATGATTATTGTGTCCGGAGCAGGACTCCCCCCAAAAAGATGCCTGCCTTAGTCATTCCAGAGGTGGGCTCCCGATGGAACGTCAAACGCCATCAGGACATCACCATCAAACCTGTCTTGTCTCTGGGCCCagtcatccccctccccccacgcacAGCTGCCTCACAGGAGCCACTCGATCACAGGACTAGCAGTGAGCAGGCAGATCCCCCAGCTCCTTGCCTCGCCCCATCTGCCTTGCTGTCCCCTGAGGCCTCGCCTTGCCGGAATGACATGAACACTAAGACTCCCCCAGAGCCCTCAGCCAAGCAGCGGTCAGTGCGCTGTTACCGAAAAGCCTGCAGGTCAGCCAGTCCCCCAAGCCGGGGCTGGCAGGGCTGTCGGGGCCGCAGCAGCCGTTCTGTCAGCTCTGGGTCCAACCGGACCAGCGAAGCATCTTCCTCTTCATCGTCGTCTTCCTCATCCCGGTCCCGGTCCAGGtccctctcccccccacacaAGAGGTGGCGAAG ATCCAGTTGTAGTTCCTCTGGGCGTTCCCGAAGatgctcttcttcctcctcctcttcatcttcctcctcatCTTCATCTTCCTCATCCAGTTCCAGAAGCCGGTCCCGCTCCCCATCACCCCGACGGAGAAGTGACAGGAGGCGGCG GTATGGCTCTTACCGTTCACATGACCATTACCAAAGGCAGAGAGTGCTGCAGAAAGAGCGTGCAATA GAGGAGAGAAGAGTGGTCTTCATTGGGAAGATACCTGGCCGCATGACTAGGTCAGAACTGAAACAGAGGTTCTCTGTTTTCGGAGAGATTGAGGAGTGCACTATCCACTTCCGTGTCCAAGG TGACAACTATGGCTTCGTCACTTACCGCTATGCTGAGGAGGCGTTTGCAGCCATTGAGAGTGGCCACAAGCTGAGGCAGGCAGATGAACAACCCTTTGATCTCTGCTTTGGGGGCCGCAGGCAGTTCTGCAAGAGAAGCTATTCCGATCTTG ACTCCAACCGGGAAGACTTTGACCCTGCTCCTGTAAAGAGCAAATTTGATTCTCTTGACTTTGACACATTGTTGAAACAGGCCCAGAAGAACCTCAGGAGGTAA